A single candidate division WOR-3 bacterium DNA region contains:
- a CDS encoding HD domain-containing protein, with protein MDENYIISIFPEIAQIENAELKKGVVKAWLLAINRGNWKELENIPFTLLIPTQKNLIEHTRSVTQMALAIARMRKELNQDIVLAGALVHDVGKLLEYEFKEGKFIKSRYGELVRHPVSGYQLVLEAGLPLEVAHIVAAHSEEGDKVKRSPEAVLIHHCDFIDFDIEKAISR; from the coding sequence ATGGATGAGAATTATATAATCAGCATATTTCCCGAAATAGCCCAGATAGAAAATGCCGAACTAAAAAAGGGTGTGGTTAAAGCCTGGTTGCTGGCGATAAATAGGGGCAACTGGAAAGAACTGGAAAATATCCCGTTTACCCTTTTAATCCCGACACAAAAAAACCTGATTGAACATACCCGTTCCGTAACCCAGATGGCTTTAGCAATTGCCCGTATGAGAAAAGAACTTAATCAGGACATCGTCCTGGCTGGGGCTCTGGTTCACGATGTGGGAAAGCTCCTGGAATATGAATTTAAAGAAGGAAAATTCATAAAGAGCCGGTATGGAGAACTGGTCCGCCATCCGGTTTCTGGGTATCAGCTGGTTTTGGAAGCAGGTTTACCCTTAGAAGTGGCCCATATCGTTGCGGCACACTCGGAAGAAGGGGATAAGGTCAAACGTTCTCCCGAGGCAGTTTTAATTCACCATTGCGATTTTATTGATTTTGATATTGAGAAAGCAATAAGTCGATAA
- the nikR gene encoding nickel-responsive transcriptional regulator NikR, whose protein sequence is MSEAARFGVSMSRKLLVEFDRLIREKGYKNRSEAIRKLIREKLVQKEWESSNEEIVATITMVYSHEIRELTERLTEIQHRYYKQIISTMHIHLDEHNCLEILAIKGKADEVKSIADRLLSTKGIKHGQLTTTSTGKKLA, encoded by the coding sequence ATGTCTGAAGCAGCAAGATTCGGGGTGTCAATGAGTCGGAAGTTGCTTGTTGAATTCGACCGGTTGATAAGAGAAAAGGGTTATAAAAATCGGTCTGAGGCGATAAGAAAGTTGATTAGAGAAAAATTGGTGCAGAAGGAATGGGAGTCTTCAAACGAAGAAATCGTGGCAACGATTACGATGGTTTATAGCCATGAGATCAGGGAGCTTACCGAGCGTTTAACTGAGATACAACATAGGTATTATAAACAGATAATTTCTACAATGCATATCCATCTTGATGAGCACAATTGTCTTGAGATTCTCGCAATAAAAGGTAAAGCAGATGAAGTAAAGAGTATTGCAGATAGACTCCTGAGCACAAAAGGGATAAAGCACGGACAGTTGACAACAACAAGCACAGGCAAAAAGCTTGCATGA